The Burkholderia pyrrocinia genome has a segment encoding these proteins:
- a CDS encoding GspE/PulE family protein → MHFPPPGAPLRTQPTPVHSDASPAAAPPALDAAQLDDAPAVRLLTDTLHAARVRDASDIHVEPFEAGWRIRLRIDGVLHEHARPPLHLRDALVTRIKVLARMDIAERRLPQDGRLRIAIDGGTRGDYRVSSLPTLFGEKLVLRRLETLPPDLTLARLGFDAQQAAAMEAAIRAPHGLVLVTGPTGSGKTLSLYCALQMLDRDAHNVCTVEDPAEIQLDGISQVGVAEKAGLTFATALRALLRQDPDIIMVGEIRDAETADVAIKAAQTGHLVLSTLHTNDAPAAVARLLDIGVAPYNLAAALHLVTAQRLVRRLCVACRVHSDAPVRALREAGCDPAALAAGWRPFVARGCSACHGIGYRGRIGLHQTMPVSPELAERIVARASVGELAQCAAAEGVRNLRDAAFARVRDGTTSIAEAVAATPAA, encoded by the coding sequence ATGCATTTCCCTCCTCCCGGGGCGCCGCTGCGCACGCAGCCGACGCCCGTCCACTCCGATGCGTCGCCCGCCGCCGCACCACCCGCGCTCGACGCGGCCCAGCTCGACGACGCACCGGCCGTGCGGCTGCTGACCGACACGCTTCACGCGGCACGCGTGCGCGACGCATCCGACATCCACGTCGAACCGTTCGAAGCCGGCTGGCGCATCCGGCTGCGCATCGACGGCGTGCTGCACGAACATGCGCGGCCGCCCCTGCACCTGCGCGACGCGCTCGTCACACGAATCAAGGTCCTCGCGCGCATGGACATCGCCGAGCGGCGGCTGCCGCAGGACGGCAGGCTGCGCATCGCGATCGACGGCGGCACGCGCGGCGACTACCGCGTCAGTTCGCTGCCCACGCTGTTCGGCGAGAAGCTCGTGCTGCGGCGCCTCGAAACGCTGCCGCCCGATCTCACGCTCGCCCGCCTCGGCTTCGACGCGCAGCAGGCGGCCGCGATGGAGGCGGCGATACGCGCACCGCACGGCCTCGTGCTCGTCACGGGCCCGACCGGCAGCGGCAAGACGCTGTCGCTCTACTGCGCGCTGCAGATGCTCGATCGCGACGCGCACAACGTCTGCACGGTCGAGGATCCGGCCGAAATCCAGCTCGACGGCATCAGCCAGGTCGGTGTCGCCGAAAAGGCGGGGCTCACGTTCGCGACGGCGCTGCGCGCGTTGCTGCGGCAGGATCCGGACATCATCATGGTCGGCGAGATTCGCGACGCGGAGACGGCCGACGTCGCGATCAAGGCCGCGCAGACCGGCCATCTCGTGCTGTCGACACTGCACACGAACGACGCGCCGGCCGCCGTCGCGCGGCTGCTCGACATCGGCGTCGCGCCATACAACCTCGCGGCCGCGCTGCACCTCGTCACCGCACAGCGCCTCGTCCGGCGCTTGTGCGTCGCCTGCCGCGTGCACTCGGACGCACCGGTGCGCGCGCTGCGGGAAGCCGGCTGCGACCCCGCGGCCCTGGCAGCCGGATGGCGGCCGTTCGTCGCGCGCGGCTGTTCCGCATGTCACGGTATCGGCTATCGCGGCCGCATCGGCCTGCATCAGACGATGCCGGTATCGCCCGAGCTGGCGGAGCGCATCGTCGCGCGGGCGAGCGTCGGCGAACTCGCGCAATGCGCGGCAGCCGAAGGCGTGCGCAATCTGCGCGACGCGGCCTTCGCGCGCGTCCGGGACGGCACGACGAGCATCGCGGAAGCCGTCGCCGCTACACCGGCTGCGTGA
- the obgE gene encoding GTPase ObgE codes for MKFIDEARIEVIAGDGGDGSASMRREKFVPFGGPDGGDGGRGGSVYAIADRNINTLIDYRYAKKHLARNGENGRGSDCYGKGGDDVTLRMPVGTIINDMDTGELIADLTEHDQQVMLAQGGSGGLGNLHFKSSTNRAPRQKTDGKPGERRMLRLELKVLADVGLLGMPNAGKSTFISSVSNARPKIADYPFTTLAPNLGVVRVGPSKSFVIADIPGLIEGAAEGAGLGHQFLRHLQRTGVLLHLVDLAPFDESVDPVAEATAIVGELRKYDEALYEKPRWLVLNKLDMVPEDEREARVADFLDRFGWDGPVFEISALTGQGCEALCYAIYDYLSEHSDAHRAAEAEDLAADVRFRDAPPANGGAAPGDDA; via the coding sequence ATGAAGTTCATTGACGAAGCACGAATCGAAGTCATCGCCGGCGACGGAGGCGATGGCAGCGCGTCGATGCGCCGCGAGAAATTCGTCCCGTTCGGCGGGCCGGACGGCGGCGACGGCGGCCGGGGCGGTAGCGTCTACGCGATCGCCGACCGCAACATCAACACGCTGATCGACTATCGTTACGCGAAGAAGCACCTGGCGCGCAACGGCGAAAACGGTCGCGGCTCGGATTGCTACGGCAAGGGCGGTGACGACGTCACGCTGCGCATGCCGGTCGGCACGATCATCAACGACATGGATACCGGCGAGCTGATCGCCGACCTGACCGAGCACGACCAGCAGGTGATGCTCGCACAGGGTGGCTCCGGCGGCCTCGGCAACCTGCATTTCAAGTCGAGCACGAACCGCGCGCCGCGCCAGAAGACGGACGGCAAGCCCGGCGAGCGGCGCATGCTGAGGCTCGAGCTGAAGGTGCTCGCCGATGTCGGCCTGCTCGGCATGCCGAATGCGGGCAAGTCGACGTTCATTTCGTCGGTGTCGAACGCGAGACCGAAGATCGCCGACTACCCGTTCACGACGCTCGCGCCGAATCTCGGCGTGGTGCGCGTCGGTCCGAGCAAGAGCTTCGTGATCGCCGACATCCCGGGGCTGATCGAGGGCGCCGCCGAAGGTGCGGGCCTCGGGCATCAGTTCCTGCGTCACCTGCAGCGCACCGGCGTGCTGCTGCATCTTGTCGATCTCGCGCCGTTCGACGAAAGCGTCGATCCGGTCGCGGAAGCGACCGCGATCGTCGGCGAGCTGCGCAAGTACGACGAGGCGCTCTACGAGAAGCCGCGCTGGCTCGTGCTGAACAAGCTCGACATGGTGCCGGAAGACGAGCGCGAGGCGCGCGTCGCGGATTTCCTCGACCGCTTCGGTTGGGACGGCCCCGTGTTCGAGATTTCGGCGTTGACGGGCCAGGGCTGCGAAGCGCTGTGCTACGCGATCTACGACTACCTGTCCGAGCATTCGGACGCGCATCGCGCGGCGGAAGCGGAAGATCTCGCGGCGGACGTGCGCTTCCGCGATGCGCCGCCTGCGAACGGCGGTGCAGCACCGGGCGACGACGCCTGA
- a CDS encoding prepilin peptidase — MTPAPLYAVPDSPESTLLALAMLPPALQYAFAVVIGLCVGSFLNVVVHRLPVMMQRAWQAEIDEATGNAGTALDDGYPPRYDLWHPRSACPHCGHVLRAWENIPLVSYLMLRGRCRRCGHAIGIRYPLVELACALLAAGSLAAFGPTVAALAAFALCAALLAMSAIDIRTGYLPDSMTLPLLWAGLVLNLGGTFTSLRSAVIGAMAGYLFLWSIYWLFKWLRGIEGIGFGDLKLLAALGAWMGWAALPQVVLFAAVTGAIVGLVATWRGRMRFEEPIPFGPFLAAGGVATLFFGTPFYAALGG, encoded by the coding sequence ATGACGCCCGCGCCCCTGTACGCCGTTCCCGATTCGCCCGAGAGCACGCTGCTCGCACTGGCGATGCTGCCGCCCGCGCTGCAGTATGCGTTCGCGGTCGTCATCGGCCTTTGCGTCGGCAGCTTCCTGAACGTGGTCGTGCACCGGCTGCCCGTGATGATGCAGCGCGCATGGCAGGCCGAGATCGACGAAGCGACCGGCAACGCCGGCACCGCCCTCGACGACGGCTATCCGCCGCGCTACGATCTGTGGCACCCGCGCAGCGCATGCCCGCATTGCGGCCACGTGCTGCGCGCGTGGGAAAACATCCCCCTCGTCAGCTACCTGATGCTGCGCGGGCGCTGCCGCCGCTGCGGCCACGCGATCGGCATCCGTTATCCACTCGTCGAGCTCGCGTGCGCGCTGCTCGCCGCCGGCTCGCTCGCCGCGTTCGGCCCGACCGTTGCCGCGCTTGCCGCCTTCGCGCTGTGCGCCGCGCTGCTGGCGATGAGCGCGATCGATATCCGCACCGGCTACCTGCCCGATTCGATGACGCTGCCGCTCCTCTGGGCCGGACTCGTGCTGAATCTCGGCGGCACGTTCACGTCGCTACGCTCGGCCGTGATCGGCGCAATGGCCGGCTACCTGTTCCTGTGGTCGATCTACTGGCTGTTCAAATGGTTGCGCGGCATCGAGGGCATCGGCTTCGGCGACCTTAAGCTGCTCGCCGCGCTCGGCGCGTGGATGGGTTGGGCCGCGCTGCCGCAGGTCGTGCTGTTCGCCGCGGTGACGGGCGCGATCGTCGGGCTCGTCGCGACTTGGCGCGGCCGCATGCGCTTCGAGGAGCCGATTCCGTTCGGCCCGTTCCTCGCGGCGGGCGGCGTCGCGACGTTGTTTTTCGGCACCCCTTTCTATGCGGCGCTCGGAGGCTGA
- the rpmA gene encoding 50S ribosomal protein L27 has translation MAHKKAGGSSRNGRDSESKRLGVKVYGGQAINAGGIIVRQRGTRMHAGENVGMGKDHTLFALVDGHVKFATKGADKKHLVIVVPAAA, from the coding sequence ATGGCACACAAAAAGGCAGGCGGCTCTTCCCGGAACGGCCGCGACTCCGAGTCGAAACGTCTCGGCGTGAAGGTGTACGGCGGCCAGGCAATCAATGCCGGCGGCATCATCGTGCGTCAGCGCGGCACGCGCATGCACGCAGGCGAGAACGTCGGCATGGGCAAGGATCACACCCTGTTCGCGCTGGTCGACGGTCACGTGAAGTTCGCGACGAAGGGCGCGGACAAGAAGCATCTGGTCATCGTTGTCCCGGCGGCTGCCTAA
- the proB gene encoding glutamate 5-kinase: MRSIIADSKRLVVKVGSSLVTNDGKGLDHAAIGRWAAQIAALRAQGKEVVLVSSGAIAEGMQRLGWSKRPREIDELQAAAAVGQMGLAQVYESRFTEHDIRTAQILLTHADLADRERYLNARSTLLTLLRLGVVPIINENDTVVTDEIKFGDNDTLGALVANLIEGDALIILTDQSGLFTADPRKDPNATLVAEANAGAPELEAMAGGAGSSLGRGGMLTKILAAKRAAHSGANTVIASGRESDVLVRLAAGEAIGTQLIARTARMAARKQWMADHLQVRGHVVIDAGAVEKLTAGGKSLLPIGVTDVQGAFARGEVIACVGPDGREVARGLTNYSSSETKLIQRKPSGEIESVLGYMLEPELIHRDNLVLV, from the coding sequence ATGCGTTCGATCATCGCGGATTCGAAGCGATTGGTGGTGAAGGTGGGCTCCAGCCTCGTGACCAACGACGGCAAAGGGCTCGATCATGCTGCAATCGGCCGCTGGGCTGCCCAGATCGCCGCACTGCGCGCTCAGGGCAAGGAAGTCGTGCTCGTCAGTTCGGGTGCAATTGCCGAAGGGATGCAGCGGCTCGGCTGGAGCAAGCGACCGCGGGAAATCGACGAGCTGCAGGCCGCCGCCGCAGTCGGCCAGATGGGGCTCGCGCAGGTCTATGAGAGCCGCTTCACCGAACACGACATCCGCACCGCGCAGATCCTGCTCACGCACGCCGACCTGGCGGACCGCGAGCGCTACCTGAATGCGCGCTCGACGCTGCTCACGCTACTGCGGCTCGGCGTTGTCCCGATCATCAACGAGAACGACACGGTCGTTACCGACGAAATCAAGTTCGGCGACAACGATACACTCGGTGCGCTCGTCGCGAACCTGATCGAAGGCGATGCGCTGATCATCCTGACCGACCAGTCGGGGCTGTTTACGGCGGATCCGCGCAAGGATCCGAACGCGACGCTCGTTGCCGAGGCCAACGCGGGCGCGCCGGAACTCGAGGCGATGGCGGGCGGCGCGGGCTCGAGCCTCGGCCGCGGCGGGATGCTGACGAAGATCCTCGCGGCGAAGCGTGCGGCGCACAGCGGCGCGAACACCGTGATCGCGAGCGGCCGGGAGTCAGACGTGCTCGTGCGTCTGGCGGCCGGCGAGGCGATCGGCACGCAACTGATCGCGCGTACGGCGCGGATGGCGGCGCGCAAGCAATGGATGGCCGACCACCTGCAGGTGCGCGGCCATGTCGTGATCGACGCGGGCGCGGTCGAGAAACTGACGGCTGGCGGCAAGAGCCTGCTGCCGATCGGCGTGACCGACGTGCAGGGCGCGTTCGCGCGCGGCGAGGTGATCGCGTGTGTCGGCCCCGACGGGCGCGAAGTGGCGCGCGGGCTGACGAACTACAGCAGCTCGGAAACGAAGCTGATTCAGCGCAAGCCGAGCGGCGAGATCGAGAGCGTGCTCGGCTACATGTTGGAGCCTGAATTGATCCACCGCGACAACCTCGTGCTGGTGTGA
- a CDS encoding CNP1-like family protein encodes MTGRDLGVAPFFYEECILKAIALALASIAAAATLAGCANSKTPTNKDDSEFVYLLDRQGTWKENTVDTLPPMPQTGDLLPFNVSQNTPLKFFVDAKSLAVGTDGVVRYAVVITSPAGARNVNYEGIRCDTYEWRQYAGLNSDHDGWDRTVENDWRRIENGELNAYHSSLYQDYFCANKMPQGSTQQILENIRFHRTAMSQLR; translated from the coding sequence ATGACCGGGCGCGACCTTGGTGTCGCGCCCTTTTTTTACGAGGAATGCATATTGAAAGCGATTGCTCTCGCGCTCGCATCGATTGCCGCGGCGGCCACGCTGGCCGGTTGCGCGAATTCGAAGACGCCGACCAACAAGGATGACAGCGAGTTCGTGTATCTGCTGGATCGCCAGGGTACCTGGAAGGAAAACACGGTCGACACGCTGCCGCCTATGCCGCAGACAGGCGACCTGCTGCCGTTCAACGTATCGCAGAACACGCCGCTCAAGTTCTTCGTCGACGCGAAGTCGCTCGCGGTCGGCACCGATGGTGTCGTGCGCTACGCCGTCGTCATCACGAGCCCGGCCGGCGCGCGCAATGTGAACTACGAAGGCATCCGCTGCGACACCTACGAATGGCGCCAGTACGCCGGCCTGAATTCGGATCACGACGGCTGGGACCGCACGGTCGAGAACGACTGGCGGCGCATCGAGAACGGCGAACTGAATGCGTACCACTCGTCGCTTTATCAGGACTACTTCTGCGCGAACAAGATGCCGCAGGGCTCGACCCAACAGATCCTGGAGAACATCCGGTTTCACCGCACCGCGATGAGCCAGTTGCGCTGA
- a CDS encoding polyprenyl synthetase family protein: MSSSTASPTLSAAHLLAPITSDMEQVNRVIRQSLASDVLLINQIAEYIIGAGGKRLRPALLLLVAGALGETSHQRHVLAAVVEFIHTATLLHDDVVDESELRRGRQTANALFGNAASVLVGDYLYSRSFEMMVGVGKMRVMEILSEATTIISEGEVLQLLNMHDADVDETRYMQVIRYKTAKLFEASARLGAVLAGADAPTEAAAAEYGRRIGTAFQIMDDWLDYAGTVEAMGKNAGDDLREGKPTLPLIYLIERGTPEQSALAREAIEQGGTDRFDTIFEAITRSGALDHTLECARQEAQAAAAAIAAFPDSIYKESLLALCSYSTSRQS; encoded by the coding sequence ATGTCGTCGTCCACCGCCTCCCCCACCCTCAGCGCCGCCCACCTGCTCGCCCCGATCACCAGCGACATGGAGCAGGTGAATCGCGTTATCCGGCAAAGCCTCGCGTCCGACGTGCTGCTGATCAACCAGATCGCCGAGTACATCATCGGCGCGGGCGGCAAGCGGCTGCGTCCGGCGTTGCTGCTGCTCGTCGCCGGCGCGCTCGGCGAAACGTCGCACCAGCGGCACGTGCTGGCCGCCGTCGTCGAGTTCATCCACACGGCCACGCTGCTGCATGACGACGTCGTCGACGAATCCGAGCTGCGCCGCGGCCGCCAGACCGCCAACGCGCTGTTCGGCAACGCGGCGAGCGTACTGGTAGGCGACTACCTCTATTCGCGCTCGTTCGAGATGATGGTCGGCGTCGGCAAGATGCGCGTGATGGAGATCCTGTCGGAAGCGACGACGATCATTTCCGAAGGCGAGGTGCTGCAGCTCCTCAACATGCACGACGCGGACGTCGACGAAACGCGCTACATGCAGGTGATCCGCTACAAGACGGCCAAGCTGTTCGAGGCGTCGGCACGCCTCGGCGCGGTGCTCGCAGGCGCCGATGCGCCGACCGAAGCCGCCGCCGCCGAATACGGCCGCCGGATCGGCACCGCGTTCCAGATCATGGACGACTGGCTCGACTACGCGGGCACCGTCGAGGCGATGGGCAAGAATGCCGGCGACGACCTGCGTGAAGGCAAGCCGACGTTGCCGCTCATCTATCTGATCGAACGCGGCACGCCCGAACAGTCGGCGCTTGCACGCGAGGCGATCGAGCAAGGCGGCACCGATCGCTTCGACACGATTTTCGAAGCGATCACGCGCTCGGGCGCGCTGGATCACACGCTCGAATGCGCACGTCAGGAAGCGCAGGCGGCCGCGGCAGCGATCGCCGCGTTTCCCGATTCGATCTACAAGGAGAGCCTGCTCGCGCTGTGCTCGTACTCGACGTCGCGACAGTCGTAA
- the rplU gene encoding 50S ribosomal protein L21, with the protein MYAVIKTGGKQYKVAVGEKLKVEQIPADIDAEITLDQVLAVGEGESIKFGTPLVSGASVKATVVSHGRHAKVTIFKMRRRKHYQKHGGHRQNYTELRIDAINA; encoded by the coding sequence ATGTACGCGGTCATAAAAACCGGCGGCAAGCAGTACAAGGTTGCCGTTGGCGAAAAACTCAAAGTAGAACAGATACCGGCTGACATTGACGCTGAAATCACGCTCGACCAGGTTCTCGCAGTGGGCGAAGGCGAATCGATTAAGTTCGGTACGCCGCTGGTCAGTGGGGCTTCCGTCAAGGCCACCGTTGTGTCGCACGGTCGTCATGCCAAGGTCACCATCTTCAAGATGCGTCGCCGGAAGCACTACCAAAAGCACGGCGGCCACCGCCAGAACTACACTGAGCTGCGCATCGACGCGATCAACGCGTAA
- a CDS encoding HlyC/CorC family transporter, with the protein MDQIPLWAQIGAVFLLLLCSSFFSISETAMMALNRHRLKHLAGQGALGAKTTQGLLTRTDLLLSVILIGNNLFNTIIPVLTTSLALHTFGRNNLALSIATGIVAFLIIVFAEIAPKIVGATFPERIALPASLVIAPLMRVFKPVVWFVNALANGVLWVLRINTKKGRDQRMSADELRAIVLESSSFMPTKHRSILLNLFDLENITVDDVMVPRRQIESLNFYAPLDDILHELETCYHNRLVVYEGDIDKVLGVLHVRKTLTALHNQEFDRETLRSLLAEPYYVPSGTPVVQQLQYFQETRQRTALVVNEYGELEGLVTPEDIIEELIGEFTTSMPRSERAGGWDENGECIVSAGMPLRELNRWLHLKLPTNGPKTLNGLILEVLEEIPEDDVCLKIGDVMLEVMRSDDQAVRTVKLFKPRGTRTALR; encoded by the coding sequence GTGGACCAAATTCCCTTATGGGCGCAAATCGGCGCCGTCTTCCTGCTTCTCCTCTGTTCCAGCTTCTTTTCCATTTCCGAGACTGCGATGATGGCGCTCAATCGCCATCGGCTGAAGCATCTCGCCGGCCAGGGTGCGCTCGGCGCGAAGACCACCCAGGGGCTACTCACGCGTACTGACCTGCTGCTCAGCGTGATCCTGATCGGCAACAACCTGTTCAACACGATCATCCCGGTCCTGACGACGTCGCTCGCACTCCATACGTTCGGCCGCAACAACCTCGCGCTGTCGATCGCGACCGGCATCGTCGCGTTCCTGATCATCGTGTTCGCGGAAATCGCACCGAAGATCGTCGGCGCAACCTTCCCCGAGCGCATCGCCTTGCCCGCGAGCCTCGTGATCGCGCCGTTGATGCGTGTGTTCAAGCCGGTCGTCTGGTTCGTCAACGCACTCGCGAACGGCGTGCTATGGGTGCTGCGCATCAACACGAAGAAGGGCCGCGACCAGCGGATGTCGGCCGACGAGTTGCGGGCCATCGTGCTCGAGTCGAGCAGTTTCATGCCGACCAAGCACCGCAGCATCCTGCTCAACCTGTTCGACCTCGAGAACATCACGGTCGACGACGTGATGGTGCCGCGCCGCCAGATCGAGTCGCTCAACTTCTACGCGCCTCTCGACGACATCCTGCACGAGCTCGAAACCTGCTATCACAACCGGCTCGTCGTCTACGAGGGCGACATCGACAAGGTGCTCGGCGTGCTGCACGTGCGCAAGACGCTGACCGCGCTGCACAACCAGGAGTTCGACCGCGAAACGCTGCGCTCGCTGCTCGCCGAACCGTACTATGTGCCATCGGGCACGCCGGTGGTTCAGCAGCTCCAGTATTTCCAGGAGACCCGGCAGCGTACCGCGCTCGTCGTCAACGAATACGGCGAGCTCGAAGGGCTCGTCACGCCCGAAGACATCATCGAGGAGCTGATCGGCGAATTCACGACGTCGATGCCGCGCAGCGAACGCGCGGGCGGCTGGGACGAGAACGGTGAATGCATCGTCTCGGCCGGCATGCCGCTGCGCGAACTGAACCGCTGGCTGCACCTGAAGCTGCCGACCAACGGGCCGAAGACGCTGAACGGGCTGATTCTCGAAGTCCTCGAGGAAATTCCGGAAGACGATGTGTGCCTGAAAATCGGCGACGTGATGCTCGAGGTGATGCGCAGCGACGACCAGGCCGTGCGCACCGTCAAGCTCTTCAAGCCGCGCGGCACGCGCACCGCCCTGCGCTAG
- a CDS encoding RNA pyrophosphohydrolase, which translates to MLDREGFRPNVGIILLNARNEVFWGKRLREHSWQFPQGGIKYGETPMQAMYRELHEETGLHPEHVKIIGRTRDWLRYEVPDKFIKREVRGHYRGQKQIWFLLRMVGRDCDICLRATDHPEFDAWRWNEYWVPLDAVIEFKRDVYQLALTELSRFLRRPAQRAEKPRGPRLSRYPRVIGAQAQQTLTIVDTSVVCSEIEVEASTLDAMPPHVIVGK; encoded by the coding sequence ATGCTGGATCGTGAAGGCTTTCGCCCGAACGTCGGCATCATCCTCTTGAACGCGCGCAACGAGGTGTTTTGGGGCAAGCGGCTCCGCGAGCACTCCTGGCAGTTTCCTCAAGGTGGGATCAAGTACGGCGAGACCCCCATGCAGGCGATGTACCGGGAACTGCACGAGGAAACGGGCCTGCATCCGGAACACGTCAAGATAATCGGCCGCACTCGCGACTGGTTGCGTTACGAGGTGCCTGACAAGTTCATCAAACGCGAAGTACGCGGTCATTACCGCGGCCAGAAACAGATCTGGTTCCTGCTGCGGATGGTTGGACGCGATTGCGACATTTGCTTGCGCGCGACCGATCACCCGGAGTTCGATGCGTGGCGCTGGAACGAGTACTGGGTGCCGCTCGATGCGGTGATCGAGTTCAAGCGGGATGTCTATCAGTTGGCGCTGACGGAACTGTCGCGCTTCCTGCGCCGCCCGGCGCAGCGAGCCGAAAAGCCGCGCGGGCCGCGTCTGTCGCGCTATCCGCGCGTCATTGGCGCACAGGCCCAGCAGACGTTGACGATTGTCGACACATCGGTAGTCTGTTCGGAGATCGAAGTGGAAGCGAGCACGCTCGACGCGATGCCGCCCCACGTGATCGTCGGCAAATGA
- a CDS encoding type II secretion system F family protein, translating to MRTAPRETRFAWRGRRRDGTPRHGTIIAFDAAAARAALARDGIAVTSLDVRGPARPPTAGARDITRFTRQLASLLQAGLPLAPSLEMLARTRTRDGVPRIAAGLAREIVGGQRFADALARYPTQFGTLYRQLIEVGEASGSLGIVLTRVAEHRERADAQWRKLRAALAYPAAVILFALAISAALMVWVVPTFRQIFDGFGTALPAPTRALLALSSALSAWGGVLVAGAAATGFAAHHSLRRSAPLRHAVARRLLHAPLAGSALTRFAAARWCRSLATLLGAGVPLADAFATLERTAGHPVFEQATAHIAARVLRGARLADAMQSAGCFPDDVVQPIAVAEETGALDTMLADLAALCERQLDARLDTLAALGEPLIVIVLGALVGGLVIAMYLPILQLGNVV from the coding sequence ATGCGCACGGCGCCGCGTGAAACCCGCTTCGCATGGCGCGGCCGCCGCCGCGACGGCACGCCGCGCCACGGAACCATCATCGCCTTCGACGCCGCGGCTGCGCGCGCCGCACTCGCGCGCGACGGCATCGCTGTAACGTCGCTCGACGTCCGCGGGCCGGCCCGGCCGCCGACAGCCGGCGCACGGGACATCACGCGCTTCACGCGCCAGCTCGCGAGCCTGCTGCAGGCCGGGCTGCCGCTCGCGCCGTCACTCGAGATGCTCGCGCGTACGCGCACGCGCGACGGCGTACCGCGCATCGCAGCGGGCCTCGCCCGCGAGATCGTCGGCGGGCAGCGCTTCGCCGATGCGCTCGCACGCTACCCAACGCAGTTCGGCACGCTGTATCGCCAGTTGATCGAAGTCGGCGAAGCGTCCGGCTCGCTCGGCATTGTGCTGACACGGGTCGCGGAACACCGCGAGCGCGCCGACGCGCAGTGGCGCAAGCTGCGTGCCGCGCTCGCGTATCCGGCAGCCGTCATCCTGTTCGCACTCGCGATCTCGGCTGCGTTGATGGTGTGGGTCGTGCCGACGTTCCGGCAGATCTTCGACGGTTTCGGCACCGCACTGCCGGCGCCGACCCGCGCACTGCTTGCGCTATCCTCCGCGCTGTCGGCGTGGGGCGGTGTGCTCGTGGCCGGTGCTGCAGCAACGGGGTTTGCCGCCCATCACTCGCTTCGGCGGTCGGCGCCGCTGCGCCATGCGGTCGCGCGGCGCCTGCTGCACGCCCCGCTCGCGGGCAGCGCGCTCACGCGGTTCGCCGCCGCACGCTGGTGCCGCTCGCTTGCGACGCTGCTCGGCGCCGGCGTCCCGCTCGCCGACGCCTTCGCGACGCTCGAGCGCACGGCCGGCCATCCGGTGTTCGAGCAGGCCACCGCGCACATCGCGGCACGCGTGCTGCGCGGCGCGCGTCTTGCCGACGCGATGCAGTCGGCGGGCTGCTTTCCGGACGACGTCGTGCAACCGATCGCCGTCGCCGAGGAGACCGGCGCGCTCGACACGATGCTCGCCGACCTCGCCGCGCTGTGCGAACGCCAGCTCGACGCGCGCCTCGATACGCTCGCGGCGCTCGGCGAACCGCTGATCGTGATCGTATTGGGCGCACTCGTCGGCGGCCTCGTGATCGCGATGTACCTGCCCATCCTTCAGCTCGGCAACGTGGTGTAG